The proteins below are encoded in one region of Lates calcarifer isolate ASB-BC8 unplaced genomic scaffold, TLL_Latcal_v3 _unitig_1039_quiver_834, whole genome shotgun sequence:
- the LOC108885840 gene encoding low affinity immunoglobulin gamma Fc region receptor II, whose protein sequence is MEVTALCFRLIINTLMLLAVEDQHGHCAERNDAASLRIVPNTLQLFEYESLFFDCEGFDRFTEWRVMKRIMGTVTTCGLVWETSNGPCRINHAFSTDSGEYWCEAGGIRRSSSVNISVSTGSVILESPAVPVVEGDSVTLRCRNKMTSSVFITDFFKDGIQIETDFKENMTILNVSRSDEGLYRCSISGSGESAESRLTVRAQIFEDPPSLHEEIRHHSPVLILVVTGTAVALLSLVLGLFLLLVCVSSKKSTARSQSAETGVSSFTVTPVTDALSAGRETTDAEPFYYTID, encoded by the exons ATGGAggtcacagctctctgcttcagactga TAATAAATACACTGATGCTTCTGGCTGTAGAGGATCAGCACGGTCACTGTGCTGAGAGGAATG ATGCAGCTTCTCTTCGTATCGttccaaacacactgcagctctttgAATATGAGTCTCTCTTCTTTGACTGTGAGGGATTTGATCGTTTCACTGAGTGGAGAGTGATGAAGAGGATCATGGGAACTGTAACAACATGTGGTCTTGTCTGGGAGACGTCAAATGGACCCTGCAGGATTAATCATGCCTTTTCAACAGACAGTGGAGAATACTGGTGTGAAGCTGGAGGAATCAGAAGAAGCAGCTCTGTCAACATCAGTGTCAGCA CTGGTTCTGTGATCCTGGAGAGTCCTGCTGTACCTGTGGTGGAGGGAGACTCTGTGACTCTGCGCTGCAGGAACAAGATGACCTCCTCTGTCTTTATAACCGACTTCTTTAAAGATGGCATCCAAATTGAGACAGActttaaagaaaacatgaccATCCTGAACGTTTCCAGGTCTGATGAAGGACTGTACAGGTGCAGCATCTCTGGATCTGGagaatcagcagagagcagactgactgtcagag CTCAGATCTTTGAAGACCCTCCATCGCTGCATGAAGAGATTCGTCATCACTCTCCTGTTCTCATCCTGGTGGTCACTGGGACTGCAGTGGCTCTGCTGTCGCTGGTGTTGGGACTATTTCTTT TGTTGGTCTGTGTTTCCTCAAAGAAGTCGACAGCAAGATCACAGTCAG CAGAAACAGGAGTTTCCAGCTTCACAGTGACGCCGGTCACTGACGCTCTCTCAGCAGGAAGAGAGACAACAGACGCAGAACCCTTTTATTACACAATCGATTAG
- the LOC108885838 gene encoding butyrophilin subfamily 3 member A2 — protein MTQKWDRFLLSAQLRDFSVLVLHHAVLLLLTHLCGGQSEMIGPPQLIVGIIGGDIILPCHLEPPADVTGLTVEWARSDLNPRFVHLRRDGVELLLDQNSLYTGRTSLSSNKLKTGDISLKLSNVKISDAGTYKCLVPKFGAESAFEVVVGAVSSPDVEISTLSNAVVLDCKSKGWYPEPEVLWLDGEGNLLSAGPTETVRGPDDLYTVSSRVTVEKRHSNSFTCRVQQNKTNQTTETHIHIKDDFFMVSSSSPVRIAVNLVVCFSCVLTVFFVAWKISKTKEHQDETELGERKSRMTTLGNDTELQLLMGEHGARDQLMTEREKMKYLDTTKAKLDEALEGREEDLKHLEQVISTLTEQKKDLKHQREKLISLQQEVKIQIENIKKKLKETPKTDKERKKQKREKYKEGLERTKTEYEQLFKNTEKLLERTEEMIIKMTERKGKLDMDKEKMTKHLKEIEKQRDEVQRKLQSESEQLKQSELLKQSEQLKQSEQSEREEERNDTSPNDPPVQQISS, from the exons ATGACTCAGAAGTGGGACAGATTCCTCTTAAGCGCTCAGCTCAGGGACTTCAGTGTCTTGGTTTTGCATCATGCTGTTCTTCTTCTCCTAACACACCTTTGTGGAG GTCAGTCTGAGATGATCGGGCCACCTCAGCTAATCGTGGGAATCATTGGTGGTGATATTATTTTACCATGTCACCTGGAGCCTCCTGCTGATGTTACTGGCCTGACTGTGGAGTGGGCGAGATCTGATCTGAACCCAAGATTTGTCCATCTGAGGCGAGACGGTGTGGAGCTTCTGCTTGATCAGAATTCATTGTACACGGGGAGAACATCACTGTCGTCCAACAAATTGAAGACTGGAGACATTTCTCTGAAACTCTCCAATGTGAAAATCTCTGATGCAGGAACATATAAATGCCTTGTTCCCAAGTTTGGAGCAGAGTCTGCATTTGAGGTTGTTGTAG GTGCTGTGTCCTCACCTGATGTGGAGATTTCCACACTCAGCAATGCAGTGGTGTTAGACTGTAAATCTAAAGgctggtatccagagcctgaggtgttgtggctggacggtgagggaaacctcctctctgctggacctacagagacagtcagaggtcctgatgacctctatactgtcagcagcagagtgactgtggagaagagacacagcaacagcttcacctgtagagtccaacagaacaaaaccaaccagaccacagagacacacatacatataaaag atgATTTCTTCATGGTTTCATCGAGTTCTCCAGTTCGTATTGCTGTCAACCTGGTTGTTTGCTTCTCATGTGTTCTTacagttttctttgttgcttGGAAAATCAGCA AAACCAAAGAGCATCAGGATGAAACTGAATTAGGAGAAAGAAAGTCCAGGATGACAACACTGGGCAACGACACAGAACTTCAGCTTCTGATGGGGGAACATGGAGCCAGAGATCAGCtcatgacagaaagagagaaaatgaagtaTCTGGACACGACAAAGGCAAAACTTGATGAGGCGttagaggggagagaggaagaccTGAAACATTTAGAACAGGTGATTTCAacactgacagagcagaagaaGGATCTGAAgcaccagagagagaaactcaTCTCTCTACAGCAGGAGGTGAAGATACAGATAGAGAATATCAAGAAGAAGCTGAAGGAAacaccaaaaacagacaaagagagaaaaaagcagaaacgTGAAAAGTACAAAGAGGGTCTggagaggacaaagacagaataTGAGCAACTGTTcaagaacacagagaaactactggagagaacagaggagatgatcattaaaatgacagagaggaagggaaaactGGATATGGACAAGGAGAAAATGACTAAACACCTGAAAGAgatagagaaacagagagatgaggtTCAGAGGAAActtcagtcagagtcagagcagtTAAAACAGTCAGAGCTGTTAAAACAGTCAGAGCAGTTAAAACAGTCAGagcagtcagagagagaagaggaaagaaatgatACATCACCTAATGATCCTCCAGTCCAACAGATCTCCAGTTAA